The region CGCGATCCCTGCTCAGTTTTTCCCGGGCATTGTCTCGGAGCGCCGGCCCGGGACCGGGAACTCCATGACCGAATCCCAAGCGGATTCGGGTCAACGGTCAGATGGCAGTCGTAGGGCAAGTGTGCAGGCGCGGAAAGAGCGGAAATGGCGCATTCACCAATGGGATTAGCCTTTTCGGAAAGGGTGTGGCGCTCTCACGGCAATTGCATGATCAACATTGAGGCATGTTCTGCCTGAAAATTGTGCATTGCCGCGCGGCTAGGCGTGGCGCTGCCTCGCTCGGTTCGAAAAGATCGCCAGCGTGAACTCTTGTTGCGTGGGTTTGGGGTGAGCTCGGGAAGGGGATGCCTTGTCCGCAAGCAGCCCTCGGGGCAGCTTGCGGACACCTGGCTCAGAGGCGCAGGCCCGCGGTCTCGTCGAGGCCGGCCATGATGTTGAGGTTCTGCACGGCAGCGCCGCTGGCGCCCTTGCCGAGGTTGTCGAGCACCGCGGCGAGGCGCGCCTGAGCACCGTCGGCGGCACCGAAGACGCGCAGGCTCAGCGCGTCGCTAGGCTCCATCGCGCGGTGCAGAAGCAGTTCGCCCGGGGTGTCGACGAGGACCTTGACCACCGGGCTGCCCGCGTAGAATTCGGCGAGGGCTGCGCGCAGTTCGTCGGGGCTGCCTGCCTTGTCCATCATCGAGAGGTGGAGCGGCACCTCGACCAGCATGCCGCGATGCGCAGGAACAACGGCCGGGGCGAAGACGGGATCGTGGCCGATGCCCGCATGGCGCTTCATCTCGGGCACGTGCTTGTGACCCATGGCGAGGCCATAGGCACGGTAGGCGATGTCGGGTTCCTGCTCGAAGCGCGAGATCAGCGCCTTGCCACCGCCCGAGTAGCCCGAGACGGCATGGCAAACGTAGGGCCAGTCGGCGGGCAGGAGGCCTGCGCGAACCAGCGGAGCCACGAGCGCGATGAAGCCGCTGGGGTAGCAGCCCGGATTGCTGACGTGGCGCGCGTCCGCGATCGCCTCGTGGCCGATCACTTCGGCAAAGCCGTAGGTCCAGCCCTCGGCGGTACGGTGCGCCGAAGAGGCGTCGATGACGCGCGTGGTCTCGTTGCGGATCATTCCGACCGCTGCCTTGGCGGCATCGTCGGGCAGGCACAGGATCACGAAGTCCGCATCGTTGAGCGCTTCGGCGCGTGCGGCATCGTCCTTGCGCTTCTCGTCGTCGAGGATGATGAGCTCGAACTCGCTGCGTGCCTCGAGCCGGGCCGCGATCTCGAGGCCGGTGGTGCCGGCGGCGCCGTCGATGAAGACCGTGCGTGCCATCAGGCGGCCCCGTCCGTTGCAGGGTCCGTTGCGGGAGCGAGCTGGTCGAGCGCGACGTAACCGACGAGGCCGTCCTCGCCGATCTGGCCCCAGGTCCAGGCGCCCGCGATGTCGAGCACGTTGAACGTGGTGCCCGCCTCGATCGTGGTGATGGTCTCGCCATCGCGGTGACCGGTCGCGCGCAGAAGGGCGCCCTCGAGCGTGCGGCGCGGCATCGGCACGGCGTAGTGCGGCACGAAATAGATGCCTGCCAGCTTGATGTGCGCGAGGTCGCCGCGCACGGGGAGGCAGTCGGGTTCCGCCGGGGTGCTCGGCCCGGTCATCGCCAGCATGCCCTCGATGTGCGAGGGGCGGGTATAGGAATCCTCAGTAGCCAACGCGGGTCTATCTCCAAAGGCAAAGATGGGCGCGCTTAGCTGTGCCATGGCCAATGTGCAAGCTTATGCGCCGTTCTGGCCGTAGCGCGAGGCGAGCATGTGCCATGCCGCACGCAGGCCGAGGGCTGCGCCACCCTTGCTGCGGCCGGGCTTGGCGGCCGGGCGCCAGGCGAAGGTGTCTAGGTGCGCCCAGTCGCAGTCCTTGGGCACGAAGCGATCGAGGAACAGCGCTGCCGTGCAGGCGCCTGCGAAACCGCCGGTGCCTGCGTTGTTGATGTCGGCGATGTCGGACTTGAGGTACTCGCGGTAGCCCTCGTGCAGCGGCAGGCGCCAGCACGGATCGTCGCTTTCCAGCCCTGCATCGAGCAGCGCCTGCGCGGTCCCGTCGCGCCGCGCGAAGAGCGCGGGCAGGTCGGGGCCGACGGCGACTCGCGCTGCGCCGGTCAGCGTCGCGAAGTCGATCACCAGTTCGGGCTCGCCCTCGCCGGCGCGGGCCAGCGCGTCGCCCAGGATCAGGCGCCCCTCGGCATCGGTATTGCCGATCTCGACCGAGATCCCGGCACGGCTCTTGAGGATGTCGCCGGGGCGGAAGGCATTGCCCGCGATGGCATTCTCGACCGCGGGGACGAGCAGGTGCAGGCGCACCGGCAGCTTGTTGTGCATGATGAGGCGGGCGAGCGCGAGCGCATGTGCGGCACCGCCCATATCCTTCTTCATCAGCAGCATGCCCGAGCCCGGCTTGATGTCGAGGCCGCCCGAGTCGAAGCACACGCCCTTGCCGACCACGGCCACGCGTGGATGCTTGGGGTCGCCCCATTCCAGCTCGATCATGCGGGGTGCATGGCTGCGAGAAGCGGCGCGGCCGACGGCATGGACCATGGGAAAGTCGTGCTCGAGCATGTCGCCACGGGTCACGCGCAGTTCGGCGCGGAAGGCCTTCTGCAGGCTTTCGGCTTCGGCCTCTAGCTGGGCCGGCCCCATGTCCTCGGCGGGTGTGTTGACGAGATCGCGCACCAGCATGACCGCCTCGGCCTCGGCGCTGAGCGCCTCGATCGACTTGACTTCGCTGGTAAGAAGCACGCGCGGGCCTTCTTCGCGCGGTTCGGACAAGTAGCGCTCGAAGGCGTACTGGCCGGTGATCCAGCCGAACATCGCGGGCCCCGGTTCGCCACCGACGCGCCGGTAGGTGCCGGCAGGAAGCTTCTCGGCGAGGCGCGCCATGCACCAGCTCGACAGGTTTGCGGCATCGGCGACGCCCGAGACCACCGCCCAGCCTTCGCCATCGGGAATGATCGCATGGTCGTAGCCGTCCGCGACGAAGCGCTGGGCATCGAGCGCTGCGCGCTGCGCGCCGTTCAGGCCCTTGCGAAAGGCGTCGAGGCCATCCTTGTCGACGAGGTGGATCGCGGTCGCGCTCTGGCCGCGGTCGGGCTGAATCAATGCGTTCTTGTCGCTCATGGCTTCGTTCTCTAGCCTCCCCGCGATCGATAGTGCGAGAGGAAATTTGGATGGGCATGGGCACTTGGGGTGAGCGACCCGCTTTGCAAGGGGCATCGGCTGCAAAGCGGATACTTGCCCTGACGCTTTGCGCCGGTTTCGGCCTTGTCCTGTCGGCCTGTTCGGGCGGCGCCGAGCAAGAGGCGCAGCAGGCTGTCCCGAGCGAGGGAGCAAGCGCTGCGGCGATGGGCGCAGCCACTCTCGATGCCTCTGCTGCGGATGCGACAGAGGCCGCATCGCCCGAACTCGAGTTCAGCCAGAATGCGGGCCGCGCGGTTGACGTCTCGACCGATCTTTACGAATTCCAGTACGCCTACCCCGATGCAGCCGGCGCGATCGCCCCGCTCAAGGCAGAGCTCGACGCGCGGCTCGACAAGGCGCGCAAAGGACTTGCCGAAGGTGCACGCGAAGAGCGCAAGGCGGCGAAAGAGGGCGGCTACCCCTACCGGACCTATTCCTATGGCGAGACCTGGAAGGTTGTCACCGACCTGCCCGGCTGGCTTTCGCTTTCCTCGGAGATCTACACCTACACGGGCGGCGCGCATGGCATGAGCGGGTTCAATGCGTTGCTCTGGGACCGCAAGGCCGAGGCGCTGCGCAAACCGCTCGACCTGTTCGCCTCGCCCCAGGCGCTGTCCTCGGCGCTGCGCGAGCGTTTCTGCAAGGCGCTCGATCGTGAGCGTGCGGAGCGGCGCGGAGGGCCCGTGAAACCCGATGACATGTTCGGCGACTGCATCGACCCGGTCGAGCAGACAGTGCTGCTCGGCTCCTCCAACGGCGCGACCTTCGATCGCATCGGCATCGAGGTCGGACCCTATGCCGCAGGGCCCTATGCGGAGGGCAGCTACGAGGTCACCCTGCCGGTCGACGGCGCCGTGATGCGCGCGCTCAAGCCGCAGTATCGCGGCAGCTTCTCGCCCTCCAGTTAGGCGCGTGCAATCGCGGTTGCGCAGTTCGGGGCGCACGCGGCCTCGCAATCGCTGTGCGAAATCGCTATGTGGGCGCCATGACCGATTATCAGACCGTCGAACCCGGAGACCAGACCGTCCTGCGCGACGGGACCATCAAGCTGCACGGCCCCGAGGCCTTCGAGGGTATGCGCAAGGCGGGCCGTCTCGCAGCGCAGATCCTCGACGAGATCGCGCCCATGGTGCAGCCCGGTGTCACCACCGCCGCGCTCGATGACAAGGTTCGCGAACTGACCCTCGATGGCGGCGCGGTACCTGCGACGCTTGGCTATCGCGGCTATGCGCACTCGTGCTGCATCTCGATCAACCACGTGGTCTGCCACGGGATTCCCAGCGAGAAGACGCTCAAGGACGGCGACATCGTCAACATCGACGTGACCCCGCTGCTCGACGGCTGGCACGGCGATTCGAGCCGCATGTACTTCTCGGGCGAACCCTCGCTGAAGGCGCGCCGCCTTGTCGACGTGACCTACGAGTGTCTGATGATCGGCATCGAGCAGGCCAAGCCGGGCAACCGCATCGGCGATATCGGCGCAGCGATCCAGCGCCATGCCGAATCGCACCGCTACGGCGTCGTGCGCGAATTCTGCGGTCATGGCCTCGGGCGCCTGTTCCACGATGCGCCCGAAGTCGTCCATGCCGGACGTCCGGGTACCGGTCCGGAAATCCGTCCGGGCATGTTCTTCACCATCGAGCCGATGATCAACCTGGGCAAGCCGGCGGTGAAGCTGCTCTCGGACGGCTGGACGGCGGTCACCCGCGACAAGTCGCTCTCGGCGCAGTTCGAGCACTCGATCGGCATCACCGAGGACGGCTGCGAGATCTTCACGCTCAGCCCCAAGGGCCTGCACCAGCCGCCTTACGCGGTCTGATCGTACACCGTTCGTCCCGGCGAAGGCCGGGGCGGCCGTGTCCGGCGCACGATATCGCGTTGTGCAACGCCCGCGCCTGCAGCTTGCGCTGGCATGGCCATGCGTCGCCGCTTGAAACATCCTCGCGCAAGGCTTTAAACGAGAGCCTCTTCCTCCGTGCCCGGGCCGTCGCGCTCCGGTACCTAGAACAGGCGTTTTCGTGACCCGCACCGCTCTTCTTCGCCCGCTCCTTGCGGTTACCGCGCTCGCTGCCAGCCTCGGTCCAAATGTCGCCATGGCGAGGGAAAACTGGACGCTGGTGATCCACGGCGGTGCAGGCGTAATCCGGCCCGACAAGATCACTCCCGAGCGAGAGGCGGCGGTCAAGGCTGCGCTGCGCAAGGCGCTCGATGCGGGCAGCGCGGTTCTCGACAAGGGCGGCGCTGCGCTCGATGCGGTCGAGGCGGCGCTGCGTGTGCTCGAGGACGACCCCAACTTCAACGCCGGGCGCGGGGCGGTCTTTACTTCGGCCGGGGCCAACGAGCTCGATTCCTCGATCATGGATGGCGCGACCCGTCAGGCGGGCGCGGTGGCGGGCGTCACGCATACGCGCCACCCGATCAGCCTCGCACGGGCCGTGATGGAGCGCAGCAAGCACGTGATGCTCGCTGGCGAAGGGGCCGATGCTTTCTCACGTGAGAGCGGGCTCGAACAGGCCGATCCCTCGTGGTTCCGCACCGAGGAGCGCTGGCAGCAGCTCCAGCGCCTGCTCCACCCCGAACAGGCCTCGGCCGAGGATCACGTGGTGAAAAAGTACGGAACGGTCGGCGCGGTCGCGCGCGATGCCAAGGGCAACCTCGCGGCGGGCACCTCGACCGGGGGTATCGCGGGTAAGCTCTACGGGCGCGTGGGTGACAGCCCGATCATCGGCGCCGGGACTTACGCTGACAACCGTGCCTGTGCGGTCTCGGCAACGGGCGCGGGCGAATACTATATCCGCGAAGGCGTCGCGCACGAGATCTGCGCGCGCATCCGCTTCCTCGGTGAAGATGCGCAGAAGGCCGCCGATACGGTGCAGGCAGAGACGCTGGCGCTCGGCGGTGATGGCGGAGTTATCGTAATCGACGCGAGTGGCAATCCGGCCTGGTCGTTCAATACGCCTGGCATGTACCGCGCCAAGGCGCGCGAGGGGCGCGAGCCCGTCGTCGCGATCTACGGCGATGCGACCTCAGAACGATAGGACCGCCTCGCCGATCGCGTCCCAGACCTGCGCCAGGTCCTCGTCGGTGATGCAATAGGGCGGCATCACGTAGACGGTATTGCCGAGCGGGCGCAGCAGCACGCCACGCTCGCGGAAGAAGGCCATGAGCCGGGGGGCGAGCGCATTCATGTAGCCATCGGCCTCGTTCGACTTGAGGTCGAGCGCGGCGATCGTGCCGAGGTTGCGCGGGCGGTCGAAATGATAGACCTGCCCGAGCTTGTCGAGCCAGTGCGCCTGCTTTGCCGAGAGGGCGGCGATGCGCTCGCGCACCGGTTCCTCGCGCCACAGCTTGAGGTTCGCGCAGGCCGCCGCGCAGGCGATCGGATTGGCGGTATAGCTCGAGGAATGGAAGAACATGCGCGCGCGGTCGGACGAGAAATGCGCCTCGTAGATCGGTTCGCTCGCCATGGTCACCGCGAGCGGCACCGCGCCGCCGGTGAGGCCCTTGGACAGGCACAGGATATCGGGCACCACATCGGCCTGTTCGCAGGCGAGCAGCGTGCCGGTGCGGCCCCAGCCGGTCATCACTTCGTCGGCGATGAACAGCACGCCGTAGCGCGCGCAGATCTCGCGCACGGCGGCAAGGACGCGGGGCGAATAGACCAGCATTCCGCCCGCGCCCAGCACCAGCGGCTCGACGATGAGCGCGGCGGTATCGCGCATGCGGCACAGCGCCTCGAGCGCGTCGAGCGTGTTCTGCCCGGTTTCGTCTTCGGGAAAGGGAATGCGTCCGACGTCGAAGAGCAGCGGGTCGTAGGGCTGGTTGAACACTCCGCGCTCGCCCACCGACATCGCGCCGATGGTGTCGCCGTGGTAGCTGTGCTCCATCACCACGATCCGGCTGCGCGCCTCGCCGCGCCAGTGCCAGAAGCCCAGCGCCATCTTGAGCGCGACCTCGACGCTGGTCGAACCCGAGTCGGAGAAGAACACGCGCGTCAGCGTCTCGGGCATGATCGTGCGCAGGCCTGCGGCGACTTCCTCGGCTGGCGCGTGGGTCCACCCGGCGAAGATCATCTGGTCGAGCTTTTGCGCCTGCTCGGCGATCGCGGCCATGATCGGGGGATGGCAGTGCCCGTGCGTCGTCACCCACCAGGACGAGATCGCATCGATCATGCTGGTACCGTCGGCAAGGTTGAGCCGTGCTCCCTTCGCACTCTCGACCATCGGGATCGGCTCGCCTAGGCCGTGCTGGGTGAAGGGGTGCCAGATCGAGGACGTGCGCTCGAGGGAAGTCATGGGCGAAAGTCCTCCAGCGTGAAGTTTTCGAGAAACGCGTTTCGTAGCGCTTCGGGCGTCAGCGGGTCGAGGCGCGGCAGGCGACCGAGGCGGCGCACCTTGCCCAGCTCGCAGATAATCGCCTCGCTGTCGGGCTCGCTATCGCCGACGAAGGCGACGCCGAGCACGGGGATGGCGCGGGCGCGCAATGCCTCGAGCGAGAGCAGCGAATGGTTGATCGTGCCCAGCTGCGTGCGTGCGACAAGCACGACGGGCGCGCCCCACCGCGGGAACTGGTCGATGTAGGTGCGGCGGCGCGTGAGCGGGACGTGCACGCCGCCCGCACCCTCGACGACCAGCGGCCCTGAGACCTGTGGCAGCGCGAGGCGTTCGGGATCGATCTCGACCCCGTCGATCTCGGCGGCGCGATGCGGCGAGCAGGGGGTGGCGAGGCGGTAGGCCTCTGCCAGCACCTTCTCGCGTGCGAGCCCGCCGAGATTGGCGACGCGCTCGGCATCCGTTTCGCCGAACACCTCGTGCGGCTCGACGCCCGCCTGTACCGGCTTCCAGTAGTGCGCGCCCAGCGCTCCGGCGAGCGCGGCGGCGAAGACGGTCTTGCCGATCTCGGTGTCGGTGCCGGTGACGACCAGCGGCTGGCAGGGGCTTTGCGCGGACATGGGGGGCTTTCCGGTCAGGGTTCTTGGCGGGTGATCACCAGGGTCGCGACCTCGTATGTCACCCGGCAATGGTTACGCTCGAATTGGGCCATGACTGCGCGAAGCTGCGCAGGGGTGAGCGGGCGATGGTTGCCGCGCGCGGTGCCGGCACCGATGGCCTTGATCGCGCGCAGGAAACGCGCGGCACTGGCATGGGTTTCGGTGTGGTAGGTTACCTCGAGAACCTCGGGGTTTAGCGCGGCGAAGGCCTCCACGGGAGGAAAGGCGGGCGTCCCGGCGGCAAGGCCGAGTTCTTCGTGCGCCGCGCGCCATTCGGCAAAGGTGCCCGAAAGCAAGGTTGCGACAACGATGCGGCCGTCCGGCGCGAGCCAGTCGCGCATGCGTGCAAGGGCGGCGGGAGCATCGGCGAACCACTGGAGCGCGAAGCTGGAGCACACGAGGTCGAAGGGGCCACCATCGGGCGTGCCGTTCTCACCATCGAGCACGGCGAAGCGGCTTCTGGCCGTGTTCCCAAGCCCTGCGCGGCAACGCTCGACCATCGCTGCCGAAAGGTCGGTGACGAGCCAGTCGCCGCCGATCCCGTTTTCGCCAAGCGCGCAGGTGAGAAAGCCCGTGCCGCAGCCGATTTCGAGCAGGCGCGGCTCTGGCGGGAGCGCCAGACTTGCGATGCGCGCGGCAAGCTCGTCCGCCACCTTGCGCTGGATGCGCGCCTCACCCTCGTAGTCGCGCGCAGCGTCGAAGGCGGCGGCGATGTCGTCCCGTCGGGGCATCATCGCGCGAGCGTCCCGATCATGCCGCGTACCGCCTGTGCGCAGAGCGCCGGGTCCTCGAGCGGCAGCAGGTGGCCGCCCTCGGGCACGTCGATGCGCTGCGCGTCCTCGCGGGCGAAGGCCTCCTCGCGCATGGCGGGCGGGAGCAGCGGGTCGCGCCCGCCATGGATTGCGAGCAGCGGCACCGGGCAGGGCGGGCTGTCGCCGTCGCGAAGGCGCAGCAGGTCGGCCTGCAGCAGCGGGGTGTCGAGCGTGTCGGGATCAGCCGCTTCCTCGCCTTCGGGGCAGCCGCATGTGCGGCGAAAGTCGGCGAGCACGCTCGCGGGACTCTGAGCGAAGCGGCGGATCATGCGGTCGACCACGCGCACTGGCACGCCCGCCTTGTCCGGCCTTGCGGTGAAGCGCGCGAAACCGTTGATCGCGACCAGCCCTACGAGCCCCGGCGGCGGCGCGGCGAGCAGGCGCATGGTGCCAAGGCTGTGCGTCACCGCGATGCAGGGACCTTCGACCTGAGCATCCGGCCCAGTCGGGGCGCCGAAGTAACCCCGGTCTTCGATGACCTGCTCCCATTCGCGCAACTGCGCGGCGAGCGGGCGCCAGAACCCGGCATCGAAACCCCAGCCGTGCACGAAGAGCAGCTTCATAGCGCCTGCGCGAGCGCGCCGAGCAGCGCGTCGATCTCTGCCTCGCCGTGGGCCGCGCGAAGGGCGATGCGCAGGCGGCTCGAGCCTGCGGGCACCGTCGGCGGACGGATCGCGCCTGCCAGCATGCCTAGTGCTTCCAGCCGCGCGGCAAGCGCCATCGTTTCCGCCTCGCCGCCGATGATGGCGGGCACGATCTGGCTCGAGCTTGGTCCGTGGTCGATGCCCAGAGCGGCGAGACCCGAACGCAGCCGTTCGCCCATCGCGCCAAGGTGCGCGCGCTCGGCATCCATCTGCGGCACGAGGTCTAGCGCGGCATTGATCGCGCCGAGGACGCCGGGCGGGGGCGCGGTGGTGAAGACGAAGCCGCTGGCCGCATTGACAAGGTAGTCGATCAGCACGCGCGATCCCGCGACATAGGCGCCGAAGCCGCCCAGCGCCTTGCTGAAGGTGCCCATCGCGAGATCGACCCCGCCGGGAACCTCGGCGCACAGGCCCGCGCCGCCGGGGCCGAGCACGCCGGTGGCATGGGCCTCGTCGATGTAGAGCGCGGCATCGTGGCGCTCGGCCAGTGCGCGCAGCGCCGCAATGTCGGCGCGGTCGCCGTCCATCGAGAACACGCTCTCGGTCAGGATCAGGCGCGCGGGCGCATCGCGGCCCTTGCTCTCGAGGAGCTGCTCGAGGTGGGCGAGGTCGTTGTGGCGAAAGCGATGCTGGCGCAGGCCCGCCATCGCCAGCCCGGCATGCATCGAGGCGTGGTTGAGCCGGTCGCTGAAGACCGCGAGCCCCGGCATGGCGGCGGCGAGCGCGGGGATCACCGCAGCATTGGCCTGCCAGCCGCTGGCGAAGACGAGCGCGGCTTCGGTGTGCTTGAAGCGCGCGATCCGTTCTTCGAGTGCGAGTTGCGCCGCGCTCGTGCCGGTGACCAGCCGCGAGGCGCCCGAGCCGGTGCCGTATTCGCGCGTAAATGCGTTTGCACGCTCGGCGAGCAGGGGATGGCGGGCAAGGCCGAGGTAGTCATTGCTCGAAAAGTCGATCAGCGTGCGACCATCGCGCAGCAAGCGACCGTTCGCTTCCAGCGCGGTCGGGCGCAGCACGCGGCGCTGTCCGGCACGCTCCATGCGCACCAGCGCTGCATCGAGGAAGGGGTCGAGCCTGCTCATCGTGGCTGCCGGTTATGGCATGTGCGCCGCGCTGACAATGGCTCAGGTCGCAAGCGTGCATACGGCGCGGCGCAGCACGTGGGGTTGTCATTGCAACCAGCGCTGACGAGATAGGTTGCCCATTGGTATCGCCTGCGGCCCGCATTCGGCGGGCGACAAGGCCCAGCAACGTATAAATCAGGAATTTTCATGAAGGTCTTCATCGTCGGCGCCGCTGGCAAGATCGGTTCACGGCTCGTGCCGCTGCTCGCCGGGGCAGGGCACCTGCCGCTCGCCCTCCACCGCAAGCCCGAACAGGCCGAGGCTCTCACCGCCGCCGGCGCAACGAGCGTCGAAGGCGACATTACCGCGCTCGACACCGACGGGCTTGCCGCGCTCATGCAGGGTGCCGACGCGGTGGTGTTCAGTGCCGGGGCCGGCGGTGCGGGCTACGAGCTCACAAACGCGGTCGATGGCGAGGGGCTGATCAAGTCGGTCGCCGCCGCACGCAAGGCGGGCATCGCGCGCTTCGTGCTGGTCTCGGCCTTCCCCGAAGCCGGGCGCGATGCCGAGCCCAAGGCGGGTTTCGAGAACTACATGCGGGTCAAGAAGATGACCGATGCGCACCTTGCGCAGAGCGATCTCGACTGGGTGATCCTGCGCCCGGGCACGCTGAGCGATGGCGCGGGCAGCGGCAAGGTCAGCATCGGGCTCGCGCTGACCTATGGCTCGGTGGCGCGCGATGACGTCGCCGCCACGCTCGCCGGCATCCTCGAGCGGCCCGCGCTCTCGCGGGTGATCCTCGAGCTGACCGAAGGCGATACGCCCCTGGCCGAGGCGCTCGACGCGATGGCCTGATCGCTCTCCTCCCCGCCACTTGCGGCGAGGCGAATCCATGCCGGGACGGGCCGAGCCTTCCGCACCTTGTCGGCATTGGTCGGATTGCGCAGAGACCTTGGCGTGTCTTGCAGGGCCTTGTCCTGCTCACTGCAAACCAAGGATAGTTTGATGTCGTACCGCCATGCTCTCGCTCTTGCCGCAGGTCTTGCCGCCGCAGCCGCGATGACCGCCAGCCCTGCCTCGGCGCAGGTCACCGCCGAGGCCAACGTTGCCAAGTGGAAGGGCCAGTGGGGCGGCGAGATCGGCGTCGGCTACCCGATCCTGCGCGATGGCGGCTTTTCGGTGACGCCCTCGGTCGGCGCGTTCATCTACGACCGCGATCACCCGAACTACTACGAGGTTGGCGACGAGTGCTATCGTCGCGTGGACGATGCTCCGGCCGGCGAGAGCCGCTGCGACGGCAGCGGGCTCAAGGCTTACGGG is a window of Novosphingobium aureum DNA encoding:
- the bioF gene encoding 8-amino-7-oxononanoate synthase; translated protein: MSRLDPFLDAALVRMERAGQRRVLRPTALEANGRLLRDGRTLIDFSSNDYLGLARHPLLAERANAFTREYGTGSGASRLVTGTSAAQLALEERIARFKHTEAALVFASGWQANAAVIPALAAAMPGLAVFSDRLNHASMHAGLAMAGLRQHRFRHNDLAHLEQLLESKGRDAPARLILTESVFSMDGDRADIAALRALAERHDAALYIDEAHATGVLGPGGAGLCAEVPGGVDLAMGTFSKALGGFGAYVAGSRVLIDYLVNAASGFVFTTAPPPGVLGAINAALDLVPQMDAERAHLGAMGERLRSGLAALGIDHGPSSSQIVPAIIGGEAETMALAARLEALGMLAGAIRPPTVPAGSSRLRIALRAAHGEAEIDALLGALAQAL
- a CDS encoding SDR family oxidoreductase codes for the protein MKVFIVGAAGKIGSRLVPLLAGAGHLPLALHRKPEQAEALTAAGATSVEGDITALDTDGLAALMQGADAVVFSAGAGGAGYELTNAVDGEGLIKSVAAARKAGIARFVLVSAFPEAGRDAEPKAGFENYMRVKKMTDAHLAQSDLDWVILRPGTLSDGAGSGKVSIGLALTYGSVARDDVAATLAGILERPALSRVILELTEGDTPLAEALDAMA